A window of Pristis pectinata isolate sPriPec2 chromosome 33, sPriPec2.1.pri, whole genome shotgun sequence contains these coding sequences:
- the mief1 gene encoding mitochondrial dynamics protein MID51, with translation MAGMGEGKNKKGDNGVGNAIDFVLSNARLVLGVGGAAMLGIATLAVKRMYDRAISAPSSPSKMDLRSAKQSWEEPSWIGSSPRLLSRDMKVNISRSLQTLPTTCEAGASKGASPSKKAQMDLKKARLRLSMQDKLFMYYHKHVVIPGAEVSRAKQAALDICAELRNFIHTKLPDMPLRDMYLSGSLYDDLQVITADHVQLMVPLVLEKNLWATIPGEETIMNVPGFWLVRRENLEYFPRSSSYWDRCIVGGYLSPKVVTENFDKVLSGTINWPAIGSVLDLIVRPVVPSETLTLEVQYDMSKKLLIDFLPLIVMEDTMLIAKPHRNGRYENMWRQSFRTAETAKLRALDERDGGCRCCCLKILKAICKSSAVLNKLTASQLTNVILHGCVKELDWAPEMLADKFLLVLKELISYLEQGFLPCSLDTKVNLFLELTEEEIDELGYMLYCSLSEPETLLNT, from the exons ATGGCTGGCATGGGAGAAGGAAAGAACAAGAAAGGAGACAATGGGGTTGGGAATGCAATTGACTTTGTCCTCTCAAATGCCAGGCTGGTGTTGGGTGTTGGTGGAGCTGCTATGCTGGGCATTGCAACATTGGCTGTTAAGAGG ATGTATGACCGGGCGATCAGTGCCCCCAGTAGCCCCAGCAAGATGGATCTGAGATCTGCAAAGCAAAGCTGGGAAGAACCCAGCTGGATTGGGTCATCGCCCCGTTTGTTGAGCAGGGACATGAAAGTAAATATCAGTAGATCTCTACAGACACTGCCCACAACCTGTGAAGCAG GTGCTTCCAAGGGTGCTAGTCCTAGTAAGAAGGCCCAAATGGATCTGAAGAAAGCCCGGCTCCGCTTGTCCATGCAGGACAAGCTCTTTATGTATTACCATAAACACGTTGTTATCCCGGGTGCGGAGGTGAGCCGAGCCAAACAGGCTGCATTGGATATCTGCGCAGAGCTGCGGAACTTCATTCACACCAAGCTTCCTGACATGCCCCTCCGGGATATGTACCTCAGTGGCAGTCTGTATGACGACTTACAG GTCATCACTGCAGATCATGTTCAGCTGATGGTACCTTTGGTCCTAGAGAAGAACCTCTGGGCTACAATTCCAGGGGAGGAGACCATCATGAACGTCCCTGGCTTCTGGCTGGTCCGCAGGGAAAACCTGGAATACTTTCCCCGGAGCAGCAGCTACTGGGACCGCTGCATTGTGGGTGGTTACCTGTCACCTAAAGTAGTGACTGAAAATTTCGATAAGGTCTTGTCAGGAACCATCAACTGGCCAGCTATCGGGAGCGTCCTGGACCTCATCGTTCGCCCGGTGGTTCCGTCGGAAACATTGACTTTAGAAGTTCAATACGACATGAGTAAAAAATTACTTATTGACTTCCTGCCGCTGATAGTGATGGAGGACACCATGCTGATCGCCAAACCCCACCGCAACGGACGGTATGAAAACATGTGGCGGCAAAGCTTCAGAACTGCTGAAACTGCCAAGCTTCGAGCCCTGGATGAAAGGGATGGAGGTTGTCGCTGCTGCTGCCTCAAGATACTGAAGGCCATCTGTAAGTCTAGTGCCGTCCTCAACAAGTTGACAGCTAGTCAGCTGACCAACGTGATCCTCCATGGTTGTGTAAAAGAATTAGACTGGGCACCAGAGATGCTGGCTGATAAATTCCTGCTGGTTCTCAAAGAACTAATAAGCTACTTGGAGCAAGGCTTCTTGCCATGCAGTTTAGATACCAAAGTGAACCTGTTTTTGGAACTTACAGAAGAGGAGATTGATGAATTGGGAtacatgctgtactgttccttaTCTGAGCCAGAGACTCTGTTAAATACTTGA
- the LOC127585462 gene encoding MIEF1 upstream open reading frame protein-like — MATWSRVAVLNLYRALLREGRSLRYTDREFYYSFIKREFRKNQHLTGEDEKVKQLEKGLYFLESKLGGLV, encoded by the coding sequence ATGGCGACCTGGTCTCGTGTGGCTGTGTTGAACCTTTACCGAGCTCTCCTGCGTGAGGGTCGTAGTCTGCGATACACTGACCGAGAGTTCTACTATTCATTCATCAAGCGGGAATTCAGAAAGAACCAACATCTCACTGGGGAGGACGAGAAGGTGAAGCAACTGGAAAAAGGTCTCTATTTTCTTGAGAGCAAACTTGGAGGCCTGGTTTAA
- the eif3s6ip gene encoding eukaryotic translation initiation factor 3 subunit L, whose translation MSGFVDEYAADYDPYAYNADYDLHTGDPKQDLAYERQYEQQTYHVIPEVIKNFIQYFHKTVTDLIDQKVYELQSNRVSSDVIEQKLYEIQDIYENSWNKLTERFFKNSPWPEAEAIASICRNDAVFLILYKELYYRHIYAKVSGGPTLEQRFESYYNYCNLFNYILNADGPVPLELPNQWLWDIIDEFIYQFQSFSQYRCKTAKKTEEEIEFLRSNPKIWNVHSVLNVLHSLVDKSNINRQLEVYTSGGDPESVAGEYGRHSLYKMLGYFSLVGLLRLHSLLGDYYQAIKVLENIELNKKSMYSRVPECQVTTYYYVGFAYLMMRRYQDSIRVFANILLYIQRTKNMFQRSTYKYEMINKQNEQMHSLLAIALTLYPMRIDESIHTQLREKYGDKMLRMQKGEMQIFEELFSFACPKFLSPVVPNYDSVHANYHKEPFLQQLKVFMDEVQQQSVLSTIRSFLKLYTTMPVIKLAGFLDMTEQEFRINLLVFKHKMKNLVWTSGISALDGEFQSASEVDFYIDKDMIHIADTKVARRYGDFFIRQIHKFEELNRSLKKITPR comes from the exons ATGTCGGGGTTTGTGGACGAGTACGCGGCCGAT TACGACCCATATGCCTACAATGCTGACTACGACCTTCATACTG GAGATCCCAAGCAGGACCTTGCTTATGAGCGACAGTATGAACAGCAAACTTACCACGTGATCCCAGAAGTAATAAAAAATTTCATCCAATACTTCCACAAAACTGTAACTGACCTGATTGACCAGAAGGTCTATGAGCTACAGTCCAACCGTGTGTCCAGTGATGTGATTGAACAGAAGCTTTATGAGATTCAGGATATCTATGAAAACAG CTGGAATAAACTGACCGAGAGGTTCTTCAAAAACTCCCCCTGGCCAGAAGCAGAAGCTATTGCCTCTATATGTCGGAATG ATGCTGTCTTTCTTATTTTGTATAAGGAGCTCTACTACAGGCACATTTATGCTAAAGTCAGC GGTGGACCTACGTTGGAACAGAGGTTTGAATCTTACTACAATTACTGCAATCTGTTCAACTACATTCTCA ATGCCGATGGCCCTGTTCCCCTGGAACTCCCGAATCAGTGGCTATGGGACATAATTGACGAGTTCATTTACCAG TTCCAATCTTTCAGTCAGTACCGCTGCAAAACAGCCAAGAAGACAGAGGAGGAGATTGAATTCCTGCGGTCAAATCCCAAAATCTGGAATGTTCACAGTGTCCTCAACGTCCTGCATTCCCTAGTCGATAAGTCTAACATTAACCGTCAGCTGGAGGTCTACACCAGTGGAG GAGACCCTGAGAGTGTTGCTGGGGAGTACGGCCGTCACTCCCTGTATAAGATGCTGGGATATTTCAGCTTGGTGGGGCTCCTGCGTCTCCATTCACTTCTTGGGGATTACTACCAGGCTATTAAAGTGCTTGAGAACATTGAACTCAATAAAAAG AGTATGTACTCGCGGGTGCCAGAATGTCAGGTCACAACTTATTACTACGTGGGCTTTGCCTATTTGATGATGCGCCGTTACCAGGATTCGATCCGTGTGTTTGCCAACATTTTGTTGTACATCCAGAGAACCAAGAACATGTTTCAGCGCTCAACCTACAAATACGAAATG ATAAACAAGCAAAACGAACAGATGCACAGTCTGTTGGCAATCGCCTTGACGCTGTACCCGATGAGAATCGACGAGAGCATCCACACCCAGCTGCGAGAGAAGTATGGAGACAAGATGCTGCGCATGCAGAAAGG AGAGATGCAAATATTTGAGGAGCTATTCAGTTTTGCCTGTCCCAAGTTCCTGTCACCTGTGGTACCAAATTACGACtcggtccatgccaactatcacaAGGAGCCGTTCCTGCAGCAACTGAAAGTGTTTATGGATGAGGTGCAGCAGCAGTCGGTACTTTCCACCATCCGTAG TTTCCTGAAGTTATACACCACAATGCCTGTCATCAAGCTGGCTGGATTCCTTGATATGACCGAGCAGGAGTTCCGCATCAACCTCCTGGTCTTCAAGCACAAGATGAAGAACCTGGTGTGGACAAGTGGGATATCGGCCCTTGATGGTGAATTTCAGTCTGCTTCTGAGGTTGACTTCTACATCGACAAG GATATGATCCACATCGCAGATACCAAAGTGGCCAGGCGATACGGAGACTTCTTCATCAGGCAAATTCACAAGTTTGAGGAG CTCAATCGAAGCCTGAAGAAAATCACGCCACGATAA